In a genomic window of Streptomyces pristinaespiralis:
- a CDS encoding GNAT family N-acetyltransferase yields MLCLYGQYAVRFDPYTTVFGMELRMTTTFPDVSISTERLVLRPYEEADIAAHTEMMNDEMVTAWTSVPHPYTAADSEEWVRRIAPAERTEGRGIVLAVTEFLTQRLVGVVHLQNTNWRTLSTEVSYVTAPWARGEGYATESVLAVARWLFRNQKFERMELRTAADNTASQQVAQKIGCISEGVLRNAWIARTRPDDGTGAWVDIRTDLIVWSLLPEDLEADRLAEAGYASYTDWN; encoded by the coding sequence ATGCTGTGCCTTTACGGCCAATACGCCGTCAGGTTCGACCCGTACACGACAGTCTTCGGCATGGAGCTGCGCATGACTACCACCTTCCCGGACGTGTCCATCAGCACGGAGCGGTTGGTGCTGCGCCCCTACGAGGAAGCCGACATCGCGGCCCACACCGAGATGATGAACGACGAGATGGTCACCGCCTGGACCTCCGTGCCCCACCCCTACACGGCGGCCGACTCCGAGGAATGGGTGCGCAGGATCGCTCCTGCGGAGCGCACGGAGGGCCGCGGGATCGTGCTCGCCGTCACCGAGTTCCTCACCCAGCGGCTCGTCGGCGTCGTGCACCTGCAGAACACCAACTGGCGCACGCTCTCCACCGAGGTCTCCTACGTCACGGCCCCCTGGGCGCGCGGCGAGGGCTACGCGACCGAGTCCGTGCTCGCCGTGGCCCGGTGGCTGTTCCGCAACCAGAAGTTCGAGCGCATGGAACTGCGCACCGCCGCCGACAACACCGCCTCCCAGCAGGTGGCGCAGAAGATCGGCTGCATCAGCGAAGGCGTCCTGCGCAACGCGTGGATAGCGCGCACCCGGCCCGACGACGGCACCGGCGCCTGGGTGGACATCCGTACCGACCTCATAGTCTGGAGCCTCCTCCCGGAGGACCTCGAGGCCGACCGCCTCGCGGAGGCCGGCTACGCCTCCTACACCGACTGGAACTGA
- a CDS encoding GNAT family N-acetyltransferase: MGMSVTISAAAETDAEHILKLQYLCYQSEAELYGDYGIEPLTQSLADLRAEIARGPALVARLGDEVVASVRASIDDTGTARIAKLIVHPRMQRHGLGGRLLDAIEARYAGDPAAKRFQLFTGHRSESNLRLYRSRGYVPVSREEVGPRLTLVTLEKETSAGAYVASA; encoded by the coding sequence ATGGGCATGAGCGTGACCATCTCGGCGGCGGCGGAGACCGACGCGGAGCACATCCTCAAGCTGCAGTATCTGTGCTATCAGAGCGAGGCCGAGCTCTACGGCGACTACGGCATCGAGCCCCTGACCCAGTCGCTCGCCGACCTCCGTGCCGAGATCGCCCGGGGGCCGGCGCTCGTGGCCAGGCTCGGTGACGAGGTGGTCGCCTCGGTGCGCGCCAGCATCGACGACACCGGGACGGCCCGTATCGCGAAGCTCATCGTCCACCCGCGGATGCAGCGCCACGGTCTCGGCGGCAGGCTGCTCGACGCGATCGAGGCCCGTTACGCCGGCGACCCGGCCGCCAAGCGGTTCCAGCTGTTCACCGGTCACCGCAGCGAGAGCAACCTGCGGCTGTACCGCAGCAGGGGATACGTCCCGGTCTCCCGCGAGGAGGTCGGCCCGCGTCTGACGCTGGTCACTCTGGAGAAGGAGACGTCCGCCGGCGCGTACGTGGCCAGCGCCTGA
- a CDS encoding methionine ABC transporter permease — protein sequence MTWSEMQPLLSQGTFDTLYMVLWSTLVTVAGGLPLGVLLVLTDKGGLLQNTPVNKVVGVIVNIGRSLPFIILLIALIPFTTLVVGTFIGPTAMIVPLAVGAIPFFARLVETAIREVDHGLVEAVQSMGGSIPTIVRKVLLPQALPSLVSAVTTTVIVLVGYSAMAGAVGGEGLGSKAVTYGFQRFETQFMLITVVILIAIVTVVQLIGDGAVRLLARRGRAAG from the coding sequence GTGACCTGGTCCGAGATGCAGCCCCTGCTCAGCCAGGGCACCTTCGACACCCTCTACATGGTGCTCTGGTCCACACTCGTCACCGTCGCCGGCGGACTGCCGCTCGGCGTGCTCCTCGTCCTCACCGACAAGGGCGGACTGCTGCAGAACACCCCGGTGAACAAGGTCGTCGGCGTGATCGTGAACATCGGCCGCTCGCTGCCGTTCATCATCCTGCTGATCGCCCTGATCCCCTTCACCACCCTCGTCGTCGGCACCTTCATCGGCCCCACCGCGATGATCGTGCCGCTCGCCGTCGGCGCCATCCCCTTCTTCGCGCGCCTGGTCGAGACGGCGATCCGCGAGGTCGACCACGGACTCGTCGAGGCGGTCCAGTCCATGGGCGGCTCGATCCCCACCATCGTGCGCAAGGTGCTGCTCCCGCAGGCCCTGCCCTCCCTGGTCTCCGCCGTCACCACCACCGTGATCGTCCTCGTCGGATACTCCGCGATGGCCGGCGCGGTCGGCGGCGAAGGCCTCGGGTCCAAGGCCGTCACCTACGGATTCCAGCGCTTCGAGACGCAGTTCATGCTCATCACGGTGGTGATCCTCATCGCCATCGTCACCGTCGTCCAGCTCATCGGCGACGGAGCCGTACGGCTGCTGGCCCGACGGGGCCGCGCCGCGGGCTGA
- a CDS encoding MetQ/NlpA family ABC transporter substrate-binding protein, with the protein MRKNIKLTAAAAATAALALGLTACGTASDPGAKADSGGKADGSEALVVAASPTPHADILNYVKDNLAKKEGLTLEVKEFTDYVLPNTATQQGQVDANFFQHKPYLDDFNKKNKTTIVPVVNVHLEPLGLYSKNAKDLKDIKAGQTIAVPNDTTNEGRALALLADNGLITLKDGAGTDAKLSDIADAKGLKFKELEAATLPRALNDVDAAVINGNYAIEADLKPAKDSLALEKADGNPYANFLAVKEGNEDDARVQKLAKLLNSPEVKKYIEDKYDGSVVAAFGAAG; encoded by the coding sequence GTGCGTAAGAACATCAAGCTCACCGCGGCCGCCGCCGCCACCGCCGCGCTCGCCCTCGGTCTCACCGCCTGCGGCACGGCCTCCGACCCGGGAGCAAAGGCCGACTCCGGCGGCAAGGCGGACGGATCCGAGGCGCTCGTCGTCGCCGCGTCCCCGACGCCGCACGCCGACATCCTGAACTACGTCAAGGACAACCTGGCGAAGAAGGAAGGCCTCACCCTCGAGGTCAAGGAGTTCACGGACTACGTCCTGCCCAACACCGCCACACAGCAGGGCCAGGTCGACGCCAACTTCTTCCAGCACAAGCCGTACCTGGACGACTTCAACAAGAAGAACAAGACGACCATCGTCCCGGTCGTCAACGTCCACCTCGAGCCCCTCGGCCTCTACTCCAAGAACGCCAAGGACCTCAAGGACATCAAGGCCGGCCAGACGATCGCCGTCCCCAACGACACCACCAACGAAGGCCGCGCGCTGGCGCTGCTCGCCGACAACGGCCTGATCACCCTCAAGGACGGCGCCGGCACCGACGCCAAGCTCTCCGACATCGCCGACGCCAAGGGCCTGAAGTTCAAGGAGCTCGAGGCGGCGACGCTGCCCCGCGCCCTGAACGACGTCGACGCCGCCGTCATCAACGGCAACTACGCCATCGAGGCCGACCTCAAGCCCGCGAAGGACTCCCTGGCCCTCGAGAAGGCCGACGGCAACCCGTACGCCAACTTCCTCGCCGTCAAGGAGGGCAACGAGGACGACGCCCGCGTGCAGAAGCTCGCGAAGCTCCTCAACTCGCCCGAGGTGAAGAAGTACATCGAGGACAAGTACGACGGTTCCGTCGTCGCCGCCTTCGGCGCCGCGGGCTGA
- a CDS encoding sigma-70 RNA polymerase sigma factor region 4 domain-containing protein — protein sequence MTVLEETPTSGQVVGALKALVSAEATAEAPGAAMEPGDLEQAVWVRLLERLGDGGPPPDAARWVRAAVRAEARRARRTAAREHPYRHAPSAEPAADPAGGPERAALLGERRRVLRAAVARTPGKCPRLLTAMLSPHDPTYREIAGTLGISQGSLGPMRSRCLGCLRRMLAAEVAAPEHRGKER from the coding sequence ATGACCGTTCTCGAAGAGACCCCCACCTCCGGACAGGTCGTCGGCGCGCTCAAGGCGCTGGTGAGCGCGGAGGCGACCGCGGAGGCGCCCGGCGCCGCCATGGAACCAGGCGACCTCGAACAGGCCGTGTGGGTAAGGCTCCTGGAGCGCCTCGGCGACGGCGGCCCGCCGCCGGACGCCGCCCGCTGGGTCAGGGCGGCCGTACGGGCGGAGGCACGCCGCGCCCGCCGGACGGCCGCACGCGAACACCCTTACCGCCACGCGCCCTCGGCCGAGCCTGCCGCCGACCCCGCCGGCGGCCCCGAGCGCGCGGCGCTGCTGGGCGAACGGCGCCGGGTGCTGCGGGCCGCCGTTGCCCGCACCCCTGGGAAGTGCCCCCGGCTGCTGACTGCGATGTTGTCGCCGCACGACCCCACCTACCGGGAAATCGCAGGGACGTTGGGTATCTCACAAGGAAGTCTGGGGCCGATGCGTTCCCGTTGCCTGGGATGTCTGCGCAGAATGCTCGCGGCAGAGGTTGCAGCTCCTGAACATCGGGGAAAGGAGCGGTAG
- a CDS encoding lysophospholipid acyltransferase family protein: protein MTLIKAVLGPILRLMFRPRVEGAENIPGTGAVILAGNHLTFIDSMILPLVCDRPVYFIGKDEYVTGKGVKGRAMAWFFTGCGMIPVDRDGANGGVAALMTGRRVLEEGKIFGIYPEGTRSPDGRLYRGRTGIARLTLMTGAPVVPFAVIGTDKLQPGGAGLPRPGRVTLRFGEPMEFSRYEGMDRDRYVLRAVTDSVMSEVMRLSGQEYVDMYATKAKAA from the coding sequence TTGACGCTCATCAAGGCAGTGCTCGGGCCGATCCTGCGCCTGATGTTCCGCCCGCGTGTGGAAGGGGCGGAGAACATCCCCGGGACGGGGGCCGTGATTCTCGCCGGGAACCATCTCACCTTCATCGACTCCATGATCCTGCCGCTGGTCTGCGACCGCCCGGTGTACTTCATCGGCAAGGACGAGTACGTCACGGGCAAGGGCGTCAAGGGCCGCGCGATGGCCTGGTTCTTCACCGGCTGCGGCATGATCCCGGTCGACCGGGACGGTGCCAACGGCGGTGTGGCCGCGCTGATGACGGGCCGCCGGGTGCTGGAGGAGGGCAAGATCTTCGGCATCTACCCGGAGGGCACCCGCTCCCCCGACGGCCGCCTCTACCGCGGCCGTACCGGCATCGCGCGCCTCACCCTGATGACCGGCGCGCCGGTGGTCCCCTTCGCCGTCATCGGCACCGACAAGCTCCAGCCCGGCGGCGCGGGCCTGCCCCGGCCCGGCCGCGTCACGCTCCGCTTCGGCGAGCCGATGGAGTTCTCGCGCTACGAGGGGATGGACCGTGACCGCTATGTGCTGCGGGCGGTGACCGACTCGGTGATGTCGGAGGTCATGCGGCTGTCGGGGCAGGAGTACGTGGACATGTACGCGACCAAGGCGAAGGCTGCGTAA
- a CDS encoding methionine ABC transporter ATP-binding protein: MITTTGLTKVYQSRGGREVTALDGVDLHVREGEVFGVIGQSGAGKSSLIRCVNLLERPTSGTVTVAGTDLTALAGRGRRASKELREARSRIGMVFQHFNLLSSRTVKDNVELPLEILGVPGAQRSRKALELLDLVGLADKAKAYPGQLSGGQKQRVGIARALAGDPKVLLSDEATSALDPETTRSILQLLRDLNRQLGLTVLLITHEMDVVKTICDSAALMKKGKIIESGTVSELLATPGSELARELFPVGGDASGPGRTVIDVTFHGEAATQPVISQLSRTYNIDISILGAAMDTVGGRQIGRMRIELPGRYEENVVPVGFLREQGLQVEVVGPGPARVPAQNAPEPVKEVAK, translated from the coding sequence GTGATCACCACTACGGGCCTTACCAAGGTCTACCAGTCGCGAGGCGGCCGCGAGGTCACCGCTCTGGACGGCGTCGACCTGCACGTCCGTGAAGGCGAGGTCTTCGGAGTCATCGGCCAGAGCGGCGCCGGCAAGTCCTCGCTGATCCGCTGCGTCAATCTCCTCGAGCGCCCGACCTCCGGCACCGTGACGGTCGCCGGAACGGACCTCACCGCCCTCGCCGGCCGCGGCCGCCGCGCCTCCAAGGAGCTGCGCGAGGCCCGCAGCCGTATCGGCATGGTCTTCCAGCACTTCAACCTGCTGTCCTCGCGCACCGTCAAGGACAACGTCGAACTGCCCCTGGAGATCCTCGGCGTCCCGGGCGCCCAGCGCTCCCGCAAGGCCCTGGAACTGCTCGACCTGGTGGGTCTCGCCGACAAGGCGAAGGCCTACCCGGGCCAGCTCTCCGGCGGTCAGAAGCAGCGCGTCGGCATCGCCCGCGCCCTCGCCGGCGACCCCAAGGTGCTGCTCTCCGACGAGGCGACCAGCGCCCTCGACCCCGAGACCACCCGCTCGATCCTCCAGCTGCTGCGCGACCTCAACCGGCAGCTCGGCCTCACCGTGCTGCTGATCACGCACGAGATGGACGTCGTCAAGACGATCTGCGACTCGGCCGCCCTGATGAAGAAGGGGAAGATCATCGAATCCGGAACCGTGAGCGAGCTGCTCGCCACCCCGGGCTCCGAACTCGCCAGGGAGCTCTTCCCGGTGGGCGGCGACGCCTCCGGCCCCGGCCGCACCGTCATCGACGTCACCTTCCACGGCGAGGCCGCCACCCAGCCGGTCATCTCGCAGCTCTCGCGCACGTACAACATCGACATCTCGATCCTCGGCGCCGCGATGGACACCGTCGGCGGCAGGCAGATCGGCCGCATGCGCATCGAGCTCCCCGGCCGTTACGAGGAGAACGTCGTCCCCGTCGGCTTCCTGCGCGAGCAGGGACTCCAGGTCGAGGTCGTCGGCCCCGGCCCCGCGCGCGTCCCGGCGCAGAACGCCCCCGAGCCGGTCAAGGAGGTCGCGAAGTGA
- a CDS encoding glycerophosphodiester phosphodiesterase, which translates to MTQGASNSPARRSVLGAAVLTTAALGIGAGAAQAGERTGGGRPSGKDRGGLPVPTVIAHRGASGYRPEHTIGAYQLALDMGAHVIEQDLVPTKDGHLVCRHENDITGTTDVASHPEFASRRTTKSVDGVSLTGWFTEDFTLAELKTLRAKERIPGTRQENTLYDGRWTVPTFEEVLQWAEKEGRRRGRPVWLYVETKHPTYFRGIGLGLEERLAKLLRRYGRHRADSPTFLQSFEPTSMERMARLVATPRVVLLWTPDDRPWDFRESGDPRTVADLVAPEGLDWIAGFAQGIGPLLDLVIPKDADGRLTEPTTLVRDAHARGLVLHPYTMRNENTFLPADFRRGTDPSAYGDVFGAYEAYFATGIDGIFTDNPDTGLLAAADFTA; encoded by the coding sequence ATGACACAGGGTGCGAGCAACAGTCCGGCGCGTCGGAGCGTTCTGGGCGCCGCGGTCCTCACCACCGCGGCCCTCGGGATCGGCGCGGGCGCGGCGCAGGCGGGTGAGCGCACCGGCGGCGGCCGCCCGTCCGGCAAGGACCGGGGCGGCCTGCCCGTTCCCACCGTGATCGCCCACCGAGGCGCCAGTGGGTACCGGCCCGAGCACACCATCGGCGCGTACCAGCTCGCCCTCGACATGGGCGCCCATGTCATCGAACAGGACCTGGTGCCCACCAAGGACGGGCATCTCGTATGCCGTCACGAGAACGACATCACGGGCACGACCGACGTCGCCTCGCACCCCGAGTTCGCCTCGCGCAGGACCACCAAGTCGGTCGACGGGGTCAGCCTCACCGGCTGGTTCACCGAGGACTTCACACTCGCCGAGCTGAAGACGCTGCGCGCGAAGGAGCGGATCCCGGGCACCCGCCAGGAGAACACCCTCTACGACGGCCGCTGGACCGTGCCCACCTTCGAGGAGGTGCTGCAGTGGGCGGAGAAGGAGGGCCGCCGCCGCGGCCGCCCGGTGTGGCTCTACGTCGAGACCAAGCACCCCACCTACTTCCGGGGCATCGGGCTCGGCCTGGAGGAGCGGCTGGCCAAGCTGCTTCGCCGGTACGGGCGGCACCGCGCGGACTCCCCGACGTTCCTGCAGTCGTTCGAGCCCACGAGCATGGAGCGCATGGCGCGCCTGGTGGCCACTCCGCGGGTCGTCCTGCTGTGGACCCCGGACGACCGTCCGTGGGACTTCCGCGAGTCGGGCGACCCCCGCACGGTCGCCGACCTGGTCGCGCCCGAGGGCCTGGACTGGATCGCGGGTTTCGCCCAGGGCATCGGCCCGCTGCTCGACCTCGTCATCCCCAAGGACGCGGACGGCCGGCTCACCGAGCCCACGACCCTGGTGCGTGACGCCCACGCGCGGGGCCTGGTCCTGCACCCGTACACGATGCGCAACGAGAACACCTTCCTGCCCGCCGACTTCCGGCGCGGCACCGACCCGAGCGCCTACGGCGACGTCTTCGGGGCGTACGAGGCGTACTTCGCGACGGGCATCGACGGCATCTTCACCGACAACCCGGACACCGGTCTGCTGGCCGCGGCCGACTTCACCGCCTGA
- the cbiE gene encoding precorrin-6y C5,15-methyltransferase (decarboxylating) subunit CbiE, with protein MADRVTVIGWDGSPLTRAARSALSAATLVAGAAHHLALPEVPPGAERIRLGSVGLAARRIAGHRGSAVVLADGDPGLFGVVRTLRAPEYGLEVEVVPAVSSVAAAFARAGMPWDDAQIVVAHRRTLRRAVNVCRAHPKVAVLTSPGAGPAELALLLDGIHRTFVICEELGTDREQVTVLTSDKVADHMWRDPNVVIVIGGTAGPAPLTGTGGWIAGRDPGYPPAVRGWALPPAEAPARGEGEFAGLRAAQLARLGPRTGDLVWDIGSGSGALAAEAGRFGAAVIAVDNDPEACRRTEAAARRLGVQIQVVHGRAPHVLERLPEPDVVRIGGGGVPVVTAVADRRPQRIVTHASTRDEAEAIGAALGAGGYGVECALLQSVELDTSDWSERERSVVFLLCGRQPDPRPRPPSTDGPG; from the coding sequence ATGGCCGACCGGGTCACGGTGATCGGCTGGGACGGTTCGCCACTCACCCGAGCGGCCAGGTCCGCCCTCTCCGCGGCCACCCTGGTCGCCGGCGCCGCCCATCATCTGGCGCTGCCAGAAGTGCCGCCCGGCGCCGAGCGCATCCGCCTCGGCAGCGTCGGCCTCGCGGCCCGGCGGATCGCCGGACACCGCGGCAGCGCCGTCGTCCTCGCCGACGGCGACCCGGGCCTCTTCGGCGTCGTCCGCACCCTGCGCGCGCCCGAGTACGGCCTCGAGGTGGAGGTCGTCCCCGCCGTCTCCTCCGTCGCCGCCGCCTTCGCCAGGGCGGGCATGCCGTGGGACGACGCCCAGATCGTCGTCGCACACCGCCGTACGCTGCGCCGGGCCGTCAATGTGTGCCGCGCGCACCCCAAGGTCGCGGTCCTCACCTCCCCGGGTGCCGGCCCCGCCGAACTCGCGCTGCTGCTCGACGGCATCCATCGCACCTTCGTCATCTGCGAGGAACTGGGCACCGACCGCGAACAGGTCACCGTCCTCACCTCCGACAAGGTCGCCGACCACATGTGGCGCGACCCCAATGTCGTCATCGTCATCGGCGGCACCGCCGGCCCCGCCCCCCTCACCGGGACCGGCGGCTGGATCGCCGGACGGGACCCCGGCTACCCGCCGGCCGTCCGCGGCTGGGCCCTGCCGCCCGCCGAGGCGCCGGCGCGGGGCGAGGGCGAGTTCGCCGGCCTGCGGGCCGCCCAGCTGGCCCGGCTCGGACCCCGCACCGGCGACCTCGTGTGGGACATCGGCTCCGGCAGCGGCGCACTCGCCGCAGAGGCGGGGCGGTTCGGCGCAGCCGTGATCGCCGTCGACAACGACCCGGAGGCCTGTCGGCGCACCGAGGCGGCGGCCCGGCGCCTCGGCGTCCAGATCCAGGTGGTGCACGGGCGGGCGCCGCACGTCCTCGAACGGCTGCCGGAGCCCGATGTCGTACGGATCGGCGGCGGGGGAGTGCCGGTCGTCACCGCCGTCGCCGACCGCAGGCCGCAGCGCATCGTCACCCACGCGTCGACGCGGGACGAGGCGGAGGCGATCGGCGCGGCGCTCGGCGCCGGCGGATACGGCGTCGAATGCGCCCTCCTCCAGTCCGTCGAGCTGGACACGTCCGACTGGTCGGAGCGGGAACGCAGCGTGGTCTTCCTGCTCTGCGGAAGGCAGCCCGACCCTCGCCCCCGGCCTCCCTCGACGGACGGTCCGGGGTAG